A region of Micropterus dolomieu isolate WLL.071019.BEF.003 ecotype Adirondacks linkage group LG01, ASM2129224v1, whole genome shotgun sequence DNA encodes the following proteins:
- the LOC123969472 gene encoding SERTA domain-containing protein 2-like, with amino-acid sequence MLGNGVKRKLDDDEDGLEEGRRPLAVDGMSQASYTLQRQTVLNMSFMKLYSPRVGADLGLQRRVLINNVIRHIHDDLRQEGGAGALFFSASLPVTAAAHKDESYGQSPPPPSSFSILSSSQPGLTALDSCLTPASLLEEDLPMFFTLPPSSSTQHHSLRPAPKDSFSSALEEIEELCPSSSSSCSSPPSQPPARVLFDVVMKEERRGFQEVESRLEKAPPSPSCPGSFLTDFTLDDVLFTDIDTSMYDLGPCLPPLGAPPSKIADDLVRSMSGAGAQNQPFNKLDLAELDHIMEVLVGS; translated from the coding sequence ATGTTGGGTAACGGGGTGAAGCGGAAACTGGATGACGATGAGGACGGTTTGGAGGAAGGGCGGCGTCCTCTGGCAGTCGACGGCATGTCTCAGGCGTCCTACACCCTGCAGCGTCAGACGGTCCTCAACATGTCCTTCATGAAGCTGTACAGTCCGCGCGTGGGCGCCGACCTCGGCCTTCAGCGCCGAGTCCTCATCAACAATGTCATCCGCCACATCCATGACGACCTCAGGCAGGAAGGCGGCGCCGGtgctctcttcttctctgcttcACTGCCTGTCACTGCCGCCGCCCATAAGGATGAAAGCTACGGTCAGTCGCCGCCCCCACCCTCCTCCTTCAGCATCCTCTCCTCATCACAGCCGGGACTGACGGCGCTGGACTCCTGCCTGACCCCTGCCTCACTGCTGGAGGAGGACCTGCCCATGTTCTTCACCCTGCCGCCCTCCTCCTCCACGCAACACCACTCCCTGAGGCCGGCGCCCAAAGACAGCTTCTCCTCAGCCCTGGAGGAGATCGAGGAGCTCTGTCCTTCCTCTTCGTCTTCCTGCTCCAGCCCACCTTCGCAGCCTCCTGCTCGGGTTCTGTTTGATGTTGTCATGAAGGAGGAGCGGCGAGGCTTTCAGGAGGTGGAGAGCCGGTTGGAGAAAGCCCCTCCCTCGCCGTCCTGCCCGGGCTCCTTCCTGACTGACTTCACGCTGGACGATGTCCTCTTCACAGACATTGACACTTCCATGTACGACCTCGGGCCCTGCCTGCCCCCTTTAGGAGCGCCGCCATCCAAGATAGCTGACGACCTTGTCCGGTCGATGTCAGGGGCCGGAGCTCAGAACCAGCCTTTTAATAAACTGGACCTGGCCGAGCTGGACCACATCATGGAGGTGCTGGTGGGCAGCTGA